The proteins below come from a single Nocardioides eburneiflavus genomic window:
- a CDS encoding alpha,alpha-trehalose-phosphate synthase (UDP-forming) has protein sequence MSPTPQADLVIVANRLPVDRVIGPDGSASWRTSPGGLVTALEPVLRANDGAWIGWPGSADDEAFEPFVEDGLSLVPVALSAQEVEEFYEGFSNGTLWPLYHDVIAKPEFHREWWDSYVAVNQRFADRAAEVAAEGATVWVQDYQLQLVPQMLRTQRPDLRIGFYLHIPFPPAELFSQLPWRRQILEGLLGADLIGFQLPGAAANFVRLVRSRVGHKTHRDTIYLPDGRPVKATAFPISIDTAGFEELARSEGVEKRAAEIRDALGNPRRIFLGVDRLDYTKGIHSRLRAFGELVRDGELDVEDAVFVQVATPSRERVEQYRILRDEIELLVGRINGDHGRIGRPAISYMHSSYPREEMAALYRAADVMVVTPFRDGMNLVAKEYVACRFEDDGALVLSEFAGAAQELRQAWLVNPYDIDGMKSALLEAFAADGKETARRMRAMRKTVVANDVSKWAADFLDELEALPEHHDKTVRQSRAR, from the coding sequence GTGAGCCCCACCCCGCAGGCAGACCTCGTCATCGTGGCCAACCGACTGCCCGTGGACCGCGTGATCGGGCCCGACGGCTCCGCGTCGTGGCGCACCTCCCCCGGCGGGCTGGTGACCGCCCTCGAGCCGGTGCTGCGCGCCAATGACGGGGCGTGGATCGGCTGGCCGGGATCGGCGGACGACGAGGCCTTCGAGCCGTTCGTGGAGGACGGGCTCTCGCTGGTCCCGGTGGCGCTGAGCGCGCAGGAGGTGGAGGAGTTCTACGAGGGCTTCTCCAACGGCACGCTCTGGCCGCTCTATCACGACGTGATCGCCAAGCCGGAGTTCCACCGGGAGTGGTGGGACTCCTACGTCGCGGTCAACCAGCGCTTCGCGGACCGGGCCGCGGAGGTCGCCGCCGAGGGCGCGACGGTCTGGGTCCAGGACTACCAGCTCCAGCTCGTGCCCCAGATGCTGCGCACCCAGCGCCCCGACCTGCGCATCGGCTTCTACCTCCACATCCCGTTCCCGCCGGCCGAGCTGTTCTCCCAGCTGCCGTGGCGCCGGCAGATCCTCGAGGGCCTGCTGGGCGCGGACCTGATCGGCTTCCAGCTGCCCGGCGCGGCCGCCAACTTCGTACGCCTCGTGCGCAGCCGGGTGGGCCACAAGACCCACCGCGACACCATCTACCTCCCCGACGGCCGCCCGGTGAAGGCGACCGCGTTCCCGATCTCGATCGACACCGCGGGGTTCGAGGAGCTCGCCCGGTCCGAGGGCGTGGAGAAGCGCGCCGCCGAGATCCGCGACGCGCTGGGCAACCCGCGACGGATCTTCCTCGGCGTCGACCGCCTCGACTACACCAAGGGCATCCACTCGCGCCTGCGCGCCTTCGGCGAGCTGGTCCGCGACGGAGAGCTCGACGTCGAGGACGCAGTGTTCGTCCAGGTCGCCACTCCCTCGCGCGAGCGCGTCGAGCAGTACCGCATCCTCCGTGACGAGATCGAGCTCCTGGTCGGCCGGATCAACGGCGACCACGGCCGCATCGGACGTCCGGCCATCTCCTACATGCACTCCTCCTACCCCCGCGAGGAGATGGCCGCCCTCTACCGAGCGGCCGACGTGATGGTCGTGACGCCGTTCCGGGACGGGATGAACCTCGTCGCCAAGGAGTACGTCGCCTGTCGCTTCGAGGACGACGGCGCGCTCGTGCTCTCGGAGTTCGCCGGCGCGGCGCAGGAGCTGCGCCAGGCCTGGCTGGTCAACCCCTACGACATCGACGGCATGAAGTCCGCACTCCTCGAGGCCTTCGCCGCCGACGGCAAGGAGACCGCGCGGCGGATGCGGGCGATGCGCAAGACGGTCGTCGCCAACGACGTGTCCAAGTGGGCCGCCGACTTCCTCGACGAGCTCGAGGCCCTGCCCGAGCACCACGACAAGACCGTGCGCCAGTCGCGGGCCCGCTGA
- a CDS encoding FMN-binding glutamate synthase family protein, with translation MRWRYAILGGTAAAAAATTVHDLVQRKHAILRNFPVVGHGRFLVEKFGPELRQYIVTSNDEERPFSRDQRRWVYASSKLENNYFGFGTDNDVERIEGYPIIKHRTFAGPGAATKPHAQEEIALPAAKVMGAARGRTHAFRPASVVNISGMSFGSLSGKAIEALNKGAAMVDCLQNTGEGALSPHHRHGGDIVFQIGTSYFGCRDEQGRFDLARLVDLVASAPVRAIEIKLSQGAKPGLGGMLPGEKVSREIAEIRGIPEGKDCASPSRHAVFSDVDSMLDFVETVAQATGLPVGVKSAVGNLTMWDELAEEMSRDGRGVDFVNIDGGEGGTGAAPMIFADSVAYPFRIGFAEVYRRFAAAGLTDDVVFIGAGKLGIPENAIVAFALGADMVNVGREAMMAIGCIQAQKCHTDHCPVGLATQNPRYTRGLDVSLKSVRAANYVRSLRRDLLKVSEAVGVVHPGLIAPGDIDLLDGTRSAVGLAQTYGYDPSWRRLGPGLVTDIEAIMTAQHATHGAVAGTSERA, from the coding sequence ATGAGGTGGAGGTACGCGATCCTGGGCGGCACCGCGGCCGCGGCTGCCGCGACGACGGTCCACGACCTGGTGCAGCGCAAGCACGCGATCCTGCGGAACTTCCCCGTCGTGGGCCACGGCCGGTTCCTCGTGGAGAAGTTCGGGCCCGAGCTGCGCCAGTACATCGTCACCAGCAACGACGAGGAGCGCCCGTTCAGCCGCGACCAGCGCCGCTGGGTCTATGCCAGCTCCAAGCTCGAGAACAACTACTTCGGCTTCGGCACCGACAACGACGTGGAGCGCATCGAGGGCTACCCGATCATCAAGCACCGCACCTTCGCCGGCCCGGGGGCGGCGACGAAGCCCCACGCGCAGGAGGAGATCGCCCTGCCCGCCGCCAAGGTGATGGGAGCGGCCCGCGGACGTACGCACGCCTTCCGCCCCGCGTCGGTGGTCAACATCTCCGGCATGAGCTTCGGCTCGCTGTCGGGCAAGGCCATCGAGGCGCTCAACAAGGGCGCCGCAATGGTCGACTGCCTGCAGAACACCGGCGAGGGCGCGCTCTCGCCGCACCACCGCCACGGCGGGGACATCGTCTTCCAGATCGGCACGTCCTACTTCGGCTGCCGGGACGAGCAGGGTCGCTTCGACCTGGCCCGCCTCGTCGACCTCGTGGCGTCCGCGCCCGTCCGCGCGATCGAGATCAAGCTCAGCCAGGGGGCCAAGCCCGGCCTCGGCGGCATGCTGCCGGGGGAGAAGGTGAGCCGGGAGATCGCCGAGATCCGCGGCATCCCGGAGGGCAAGGACTGCGCGTCGCCGAGCCGGCACGCGGTCTTCTCCGACGTCGACTCGATGCTCGACTTCGTCGAGACGGTCGCGCAGGCGACGGGCCTGCCCGTCGGCGTCAAGTCGGCCGTCGGCAACCTGACCATGTGGGACGAGCTGGCCGAGGAGATGTCACGCGACGGACGCGGCGTCGACTTCGTCAACATCGACGGCGGCGAGGGCGGCACCGGTGCCGCGCCGATGATCTTCGCCGACTCGGTCGCCTATCCCTTCCGCATCGGGTTCGCCGAGGTCTACCGCCGGTTCGCGGCGGCCGGCCTGACCGACGACGTCGTGTTCATCGGCGCCGGCAAGCTCGGCATCCCGGAGAACGCGATCGTGGCGTTCGCGCTCGGTGCCGACATGGTCAACGTCGGCCGCGAGGCGATGATGGCCATCGGCTGCATCCAGGCGCAGAAGTGCCACACCGACCACTGCCCGGTCGGATTGGCCACCCAGAACCCTCGCTACACCCGCGGGCTCGACGTCAGCCTCAAGAGCGTGCGGGCCGCCAACTACGTCCGGTCGCTGCGCCGCGACCTGCTCAAGGTCTCCGAGGCCGTCGGCGTGGTCCACCCCGGCCTCATCGCCCCGGGTGACATCGACCTCCTCGACGGCACGCGGTCGGCCGTCGGCCTCGCGCAGACGTACGGCTACGACCCGTCCTGGCGCCGGCTCGGTCCGGGACTGGTCACGGACATCGAGGCGATCATGACGGCGCAGCACGCCACCCACGGGGCGGTCGCCGGCACCAGCGAGCGGGCGTAG
- a CDS encoding anti-sigma factor: MSHADPDQLAGLALDPTDGPDDVREHAATCPECAGMVAALMGVRRRAGADPLVAPPARVRAQVLAEVRAGAPPAPVALPVRDEQPPRRGVPLWLASVAAALALLAGVGLGRWGADGTEAPEAVPDPADTGTVVAAATLTALDSDAGRGEASAVQSEDTFSIRVSASELGDEPGLHEVWLINVDGVRMISIGILASGDEGEFAVPMELIDEGYRIVDISVEPDDGDPTHSGVSLARGELA, translated from the coding sequence ATGAGTCACGCTGATCCCGACCAGCTGGCCGGGCTCGCCCTCGACCCCACCGACGGCCCCGACGACGTCCGGGAGCACGCCGCCACGTGCCCCGAGTGCGCCGGGATGGTGGCCGCACTCATGGGCGTACGCCGCCGCGCAGGGGCCGACCCGCTCGTCGCCCCGCCCGCGCGGGTCCGCGCACAGGTGCTGGCCGAGGTCCGCGCCGGCGCCCCCCCGGCGCCCGTCGCCCTGCCCGTGCGCGACGAGCAGCCGCCGCGTCGCGGGGTCCCGCTCTGGCTCGCCTCCGTGGCCGCGGCCCTGGCCCTGCTCGCCGGGGTGGGCCTGGGGCGGTGGGGCGCTGACGGGACCGAGGCTCCCGAGGCGGTCCCGGATCCTGCCGACACCGGCACCGTGGTGGCCGCCGCCACGCTCACCGCGCTCGACAGCGACGCCGGCCGCGGCGAGGCCAGTGCCGTTCAGTCCGAGGACACCTTCTCCATCCGGGTCAGTGCCAGCGAGCTCGGCGACGAGCCGGGCCTGCACGAGGTGTGGCTCATCAACGTCGACGGGGTCCGGATGATCTCCATCGGCATCCTCGCCTCGGGCGACGAGGGCGAGTTCGCGGTCCCGATGGAGCTCATCGACGAGGGCTACCGCATCGTCGACATCTCGGTCGAGCCCGACGACGGCGACCCCACCCACTCCGGCGTGAGCCTGGCCCGCGGCGAGCTCGCCTGA
- a CDS encoding RNA polymerase sigma factor: protein MTIIPFPARSPRRYGDLVVTQAMSLEDEQDDAVRALAARLVSGDESALEEIYDRWSALVHTYALRALHDRHDAEDVTQQVFVAAWRSRHTLTPTPTALPAWLLGIARHKVSDARAARARDADRVAAVVSLPGVHDGSDPSVDDEAAERLVVRQAVDELPDPRRTIMLLAFWEERSHAEIAETVGLPLGTVKSHVRRGLIKLHQQLEGVRHESR, encoded by the coding sequence ATGACCATCATCCCGTTCCCCGCCCGCTCGCCCCGCCGGTACGGTGACCTCGTGGTGACCCAGGCGATGTCGCTCGAGGACGAGCAGGACGATGCTGTCCGCGCGCTCGCCGCTCGGCTGGTCTCCGGCGACGAGAGCGCCCTCGAGGAGATCTACGACCGGTGGTCCGCCCTCGTCCACACCTACGCGCTCCGCGCCCTCCACGACCGGCACGACGCAGAGGACGTGACCCAGCAGGTGTTCGTCGCGGCGTGGCGCAGTCGCCACACGCTGACCCCGACCCCCACGGCCCTGCCCGCCTGGCTGCTGGGCATCGCACGCCACAAGGTGTCCGACGCGCGGGCGGCGCGGGCTCGCGACGCCGACCGGGTTGCCGCCGTCGTCTCCCTGCCGGGGGTCCACGACGGCTCCGACCCGTCCGTCGACGACGAGGCCGCCGAACGGCTGGTGGTGCGGCAGGCCGTCGACGAGCTGCCGGACCCGCGCCGCACCATCATGCTGCTCGCCTTCTGGGAGGAGCGCAGCCATGCCGAGATCGCCGAGACCGTGGGCCTGCCGCTCGGCACCGTCAAGAGCCACGTCCGCCGTGGCCTGATCAAGCTGCACCAGCAGCTCGAGGGGGTGCGCCATGAGTCACGCTGA